In Candidatus Synechococcus calcipolaris G9, a genomic segment contains:
- the pheA gene encoding prephenate dehydratase, protein MALSLAHLGPAGTYSEEAAKACAQWLTKTQDQTVELHSYSSIPATLKALALGETDLAIVPSENSVEGSVNMTLDALWQGPDLHIQHAIVRPIANTLITHATGLEQIKIIYSHPQALGQCQQWLQQQLPWAEQRLMTSTTEGLVYVQEDNTAAAIAAPWAASLHNLPILATDIQDFAHNCTRFWILSRSQGDGLPGPDDSHTSLAFSLKTNEPGSLVKSLNLLGDRQINLSRIESRPSKRALGDYVFFLDLEVNGRAATIAEGVEALAAYTDTLKIFGSYHYLYI, encoded by the coding sequence ATGGCCCTATCCCTTGCCCATCTAGGCCCAGCCGGAACCTACAGCGAAGAAGCGGCCAAAGCTTGTGCCCAATGGCTAACTAAAACACAGGATCAAACAGTTGAATTACACAGCTATTCAAGTATTCCCGCCACGTTAAAGGCCCTTGCCCTTGGCGAGACAGATTTGGCCATTGTGCCCAGTGAAAATTCTGTGGAAGGTAGTGTGAATATGACCCTAGATGCCCTATGGCAGGGGCCGGATCTTCACATTCAACATGCCATCGTTCGTCCCATTGCCAACACCCTCATTACCCATGCTACGGGTCTAGAGCAGATTAAAATCATTTACTCCCATCCCCAAGCCTTGGGTCAATGTCAACAGTGGTTGCAACAACAGTTACCCTGGGCCGAGCAACGGTTAATGACCTCCACTACTGAAGGCTTGGTCTATGTTCAGGAGGATAACACTGCGGCGGCGATCGCGGCCCCTTGGGCGGCCTCTCTCCATAATCTGCCAATTTTAGCGACGGATATTCAAGACTTTGCCCACAACTGTACCCGGTTTTGGATTCTCAGCCGCAGTCAAGGGGATGGTTTACCGGGGCCGGATGATAGCCATACCTCCCTGGCCTTTAGTCTCAAGACCAATGAACCCGGCTCCCTAGTCAAGTCCCTGAATCTGTTGGGCGATCGCCAAATAAATCTTTCTCGTATTGAATCCCGCCCCAGTAAGCGGGCCTTAGGGGATTATGTATTTTTCCTAGATCTCGAGGTGAATGGCCGCGCCGCCACCATTGCTGAGGGCGTAGAAGCACTAGCGGCCTATACGGACACTCTAAAGATTTTTGGCAGTTATCATTATCTATATATTTAG
- a CDS encoding GDP-mannose 4,6-dehydratase → MAAGLYWLVTTTLQQRITLCTEDRDGRLYYQLNLNSPDVVGQQGQHLRKPTEEVVKANPIDYDGWLFDFATTSGTFHAGVGQGWIHNSPRRGETFVTRKITRALARIVFGLQKKIYLGNLDAKRDWGYAKDYVEAMWLMLQQERPDDYVIATGETHSVREFLETAFGLVNLNWEDYVEFDPRYLRPAEVELLIGDSSKAQTQLNWKPSVTFRELVKIMVTADLRAVERSKNGSSTDENTPESVLDIVASRQLISKAD, encoded by the coding sequence ATGGCAGCCGGACTGTACTGGCTAGTGACGACCACACTTCAACAACGGATTACCCTGTGTACCGAGGATCGGGATGGGCGATTATACTACCAACTCAATCTCAATTCCCCGGATGTTGTTGGTCAACAGGGACAACATTTACGCAAGCCTACTGAGGAAGTAGTAAAGGCAAATCCTATTGATTACGATGGCTGGCTCTTTGATTTTGCAACCACCTCAGGAACCTTCCATGCTGGGGTGGGCCAAGGTTGGATCCACAATTCACCGCGACGAGGGGAGACCTTCGTTACCCGCAAAATTACCCGCGCCCTCGCTCGGATTGTGTTTGGTCTACAAAAGAAAATTTACCTGGGCAACTTAGATGCCAAGCGAGATTGGGGCTATGCCAAGGATTATGTTGAGGCCATGTGGCTGATGCTGCAACAGGAACGGCCCGATGACTATGTGATTGCCACGGGGGAAACCCATTCCGTGCGGGAGTTTTTAGAGACCGCCTTTGGTTTGGTCAATCTCAACTGGGAAGACTACGTGGAATTTGACCCGCGTTACCTGCGCCCAGCGGAGGTGGAGCTTTTGATTGGGGATTCCAGCAAAGCTCAAACCCAATTAAATTGGAAACCCTCGGTGACATTTAGGGAATTAGTAAAAATCATGGTGACAGCGGATCTGCGGGCGGTGGAGCGGTCTAAAAATGGATCATCTACCGATGAAAATACGCCGGAGTCAGTTCTGGATATTGTGGCCAGTCGTCAACTCATTAGTAAAGCTGACTAA
- a CDS encoding CoB--CoM heterodisulfide reductase iron-sulfur subunit B family protein gives MLSQTRLRYAYYPGCVAQGACRELHLSTQAIAPLLDMELIELKQASCCGSGTFKEDSWLLEDTVNARNIALAEELNLPLLTHCSTCQGVIGHVDERLKEAQSQRPEYLAQVNQLLDEQGCHPYRGSTDVKHILWAIVGDVGLETLGKKVVRSLTGLKCAAFYGCYLLRSQKQLPFDHPIHPQSLENVFETLGATPVDYNGRTQCCGWPLSSYATEESFRMAGLRLKAAIAAGADCIVTPCPLCHLNLDSRQPEIANIMGESLQLPILHLPQLVGLALGLEPAQLGLGKHVVSTQSVLAKLKNYNA, from the coding sequence ATGCTCAGTCAAACTCGCCTCCGTTATGCCTACTATCCAGGCTGTGTAGCCCAGGGGGCCTGCCGGGAATTACACCTGTCTACCCAGGCGATCGCCCCCCTCCTAGATATGGAGTTAATTGAACTGAAACAGGCATCTTGCTGTGGTTCGGGCACATTCAAGGAAGATTCGTGGCTTCTGGAAGATACGGTCAATGCTCGGAACATTGCCCTAGCGGAAGAGCTAAACTTACCCCTGTTAACCCACTGCAGTACCTGCCAGGGGGTGATTGGCCATGTGGATGAACGCCTTAAGGAGGCCCAAAGCCAACGACCAGAGTATTTGGCTCAGGTTAACCAGTTATTGGACGAGCAGGGGTGTCATCCCTATCGGGGTAGTACGGACGTCAAACATATTCTCTGGGCGATCGTGGGTGATGTGGGACTGGAGACCCTAGGGAAAAAAGTTGTCCGCTCCCTGACCGGCCTGAAATGTGCCGCCTTCTATGGCTGTTATCTACTGCGAAGTCAAAAACAACTGCCCTTTGATCATCCCATTCATCCCCAGTCCTTGGAAAATGTCTTTGAGACCCTAGGGGCCACCCCGGTGGACTACAACGGCCGCACCCAATGCTGTGGTTGGCCCCTGTCTAGCTACGCCACGGAAGAATCCTTTCGCATGGCAGGACTGCGCCTCAAAGCAGCGATCGCCGCCGGTGCCGATTGTATTGTCACCCCCTGCCCCCTCTGTCATCTAAATTTAGATTCACGCCAACCGGAAATTGCAAACATTATGGGTGAATCCCTCCAGTTACCTATTTTGCATTTACCCCAATTGGTGGGGTTAGCCCTAGGGTTAGAACCAGCCCAATTAGGCCTGGGTAAGCACGTTGTCTCCACCCAGTCAGTTTTAGCAAAGCTTAAAAACTATAACGCATAG
- a CDS encoding DUF5340 family protein — MRPSQSTELPISLPSHVHYELLLQLLEQVSLPSLDIRSSAYIQVQGVIVQLRKALSQQKQLEEEWQRKGGEIDYHWSLTQSPQLK; from the coding sequence GTGCGCCCATCTCAATCAACGGAATTACCAATTTCCCTGCCGTCCCATGTTCACTATGAACTGCTCCTACAGCTTTTAGAGCAAGTGTCATTGCCGAGTTTAGACATTCGTAGTTCTGCCTATATTCAAGTCCAAGGGGTCATTGTCCAATTACGGAAGGCGTTATCTCAACAAAAACAGCTTGAGGAAGAGTGGCAGCGCAAGGGTGGAGAAATTGACTACCACTGGTCTTTGACTCAATCTCCCCAACTTAAGTAA
- a CDS encoding GDP-L-fucose synthase family protein: protein MRNLSDTKILVTGGAGFLGQQVVAQLLQQGATKENITLPRSRDWDLRSLEACQQAVQNQDLVIHLAAHVGGIGLNQAKPGELFYDNLMMGAQLIHSAYQVGVRKFVCVGTICAYPKFTPVPFKEADLWNGYPEETNAPYGIAKKALLVQLQAYRQQYGFNGIYLLPVNLYGPRDNFDPKSSHVIPALIRKVYEAQQRGDLTLSVWGDGSPTREFLYVDDAARGIVTAAIAYGGAEPVNLGTGEEITIKDLVMLICELMEFRGEIVWQTDKPNGQPRRCLDTERAKDYFNFEAEVYLREGLRRTIEWYRQNPS, encoded by the coding sequence ATGCGTAATCTCTCAGATACAAAGATTTTGGTGACGGGGGGGGCTGGATTCCTAGGGCAGCAGGTTGTCGCCCAATTACTTCAGCAGGGAGCAACTAAAGAAAATATCACCCTTCCGCGATCGCGGGATTGGGATTTACGCTCCCTGGAGGCCTGTCAACAAGCGGTTCAGAATCAAGATTTAGTCATTCACCTAGCAGCCCATGTGGGCGGCATTGGCCTCAATCAAGCCAAGCCAGGGGAACTGTTCTACGACAATTTGATGATGGGGGCCCAACTGATTCATTCGGCTTACCAGGTGGGGGTGAGGAAGTTTGTGTGCGTGGGTACGATTTGCGCCTACCCTAAGTTTACTCCGGTCCCCTTCAAGGAAGCGGATCTCTGGAATGGCTACCCAGAGGAAACCAATGCCCCCTACGGAATTGCTAAAAAAGCCCTTTTAGTGCAGCTTCAAGCCTATCGACAGCAGTACGGGTTTAATGGCATCTATCTATTGCCCGTCAACCTCTACGGTCCCCGTGATAACTTTGATCCGAAAAGTTCCCATGTGATTCCGGCTCTGATCCGCAAAGTCTACGAAGCCCAACAACGGGGCGATCTCACCCTATCTGTCTGGGGAGATGGCAGTCCCACCCGGGAATTTCTCTATGTGGATGACGCGGCCCGGGGGATTGTCACCGCGGCGATCGCCTACGGGGGAGCCGAACCGGTGAACTTAGGAACCGGCGAAGAAATTACCATCAAAGATCTGGTGATGCTGATCTGTGAATTAATGGAGTTCAGGGGTGAAATTGTCTGGCAAACCGATAAGCCTAATGGCCAACCCCGGCGGTGCTTAGATACGGAGCGGGCAAAGGACTATTTTAACTTTGAGGCGGAGGTCTATCTACGGGAAGGGTTAAGGCGCACGATTGAATGGTATCGTCAAAACCCGAGTTAG
- a CDS encoding bacteriohemerythrin produces the protein MDHLAWQDQYALGHGEIDQQHRALLSLLRHLRQAIATSVDSTTIENSLQEIVNETLNHFRDEEKLMGGSNYPGYLGHRAAHQNLEAAMGKLVATFEADPASFTLETVAALGELILHHICEEDQPMVQFLNAPDATAATEGKLTAASLF, from the coding sequence ATGGATCATTTAGCATGGCAAGACCAGTATGCCTTAGGCCATGGTGAAATTGATCAACAGCATCGAGCACTGCTCAGTTTATTAAGGCATCTCAGACAGGCGATCGCAACCTCTGTCGATTCCACCACTATAGAAAACAGCCTTCAAGAAATCGTCAATGAAACCCTGAACCACTTTCGGGATGAAGAGAAACTGATGGGGGGCAGCAACTACCCAGGGTATTTGGGACACAGGGCAGCCCACCAAAATCTTGAGGCAGCTATGGGAAAATTAGTTGCTACCTTTGAGGCAGATCCAGCTAGCTTTACCCTAGAGACAGTCGCAGCCTTGGGGGAACTTATCTTGCACCATATTTGTGAAGAGGATCAACCCATGGTGCAATTTCTCAACGCTCCAGATGCCACAGCCGCTACTGAAGGCAAATTGACCGCCGCCAGCCTTTTCTAG